DNA sequence from the Nisaea sediminum genome:
GGCGGCGCGCTCCGGGCGCTAGAGCGGTCAGTTCGCAGCTTCGGGGAGCGGGTCTCTTCTGTTCATCTGTTCTGCCATGGCCAGCCTGGCATGCTGGAGCTCGCCGCGGGAAAGCTCGGCCTGGAGACGCTGGCGCGCGACAGACGGGGGACCGACGGCCTGAAGCGGGCGCTCGCCGGTCGCCCACTGGTTCTCTACGGCTGTTCCGTCGGACAGGGCGACATCGGTCAGCGGTTCGTCGCTGCGCTATCCCTTGCGCTGGACGCGCCGGTGGTTGCGTCGAGCACGCCGACTGGCGCCGCCGCACGCGGCGGTAACTGGACGCTGGACGTGTCGGCGGGCATGTCGCCGGGCGATCTGCCGCCTATCCTCGACCCGGAACGGGCCGAGCGCTGGCCAGGCCTGCTCATCGTGAACGTCACGAGTACGCTTGGTGACGCGAGTGCAGGAACGCTCCGGGCGGCGGCGGCGGCTGTCGATCAAATCGTGCGTTTCAGCAATCTCGGGGCGGGCGGCACGATCACCCTCGCGGCCTCGCCGACCTTCACGAACGGCGCCGCCACGAGCTTCAGTTTTACCGGAACGACAAGTTCGCTGACGATCGGCGGCTCGGATCTGGTCTCGGACTCGCACCTCTACTTCGATATTAGCGCCGGACAGACGCTGACGCTCAATTCCGGGGTTTCTTTCTCCAGCGGCTCATTCATCCTTCAGACGGCAGGCGGCGGAACCGCCACTCTGAACGGCTCGATCAGCGGGACGAGCAGGGTATGGATCCTCGGCGGCACGACCACCGAGATCGGGACGACGACCTCGGCGCCCCTGATCGATATTGAGGGCAACTCGACCCTCAAGTTCACGACCAGCGCTTCCTACACCTCGAACATAGAGATTGAGAATACGGCCACGATCGATACCGGGGCCAACAACGTCACCGTCAGCGGGACTGTGACGGACGACGGGACGAACGTGCTGGCCAAGACCGGCACCGGCACTCTGACGCTTTCCGGAAACAACACCGCTTCGGGCTCCATGACCGTCAGCCAGGGCACGCTGTCGGTTGCGGCGGACGGTAATCTGAGCGCCGGCACGGTGACGCTCAACGGTGGGACGCTCGCGGTGACCGGCGCGACGACGATCAACAATGCGATCGCGCTCGGGGCGTCGAACGGGACTATCAATGTCGGCGCCGACGTCACCATGAGCGGCGTGGTGTCCGGCGCCGGGAACCTGACCAAGACGGGCGCCAGCACGCTGACCCTGAGCGGGACGAACACCTATTCGGGCACCACGACGGTCAGCGGCGGCACGCTCTCCGTCTCGGCCGACGGCAATCTCGGTACAGGCAACGTGGCTCTGAATGGCGGCGGCCTGACGGTGACCGGCGCGACCACCATCGACAACGCGATCACCGGCACCGGGAGCCTGACGAAGAGCGGGACCGGCACTGTCGTCCTGAGCGGGACGAACACCTATTCGGGCGGGACCACGGTCAACGGCGGCACCCTGCAGGTCTCCGGCGGCAACGCGCTGGCGGATGCGGGCGCCGTCACCGTGTCGTCCGGCGCGACACTCGATCTGAATGGGACGAGCGAGACCATCGGCAGCCTGACCGGCAGCGGCACGCTCAATATCGGCAGCGGGACGCTCACCCTCACGGACTCCGCATCGACCAACTTCTCCGGCACGATCAGCGGCACCGGCACGATCGCCGGAGGCGGGACCTATACGGTCGCCTCCGGCGCCACCCTCGGCGGAACCAGCACCTTCTCGACCGCGGTCACGGTTCAGAACGGCGGCACGATCGCGCCGGGCGACAGTCCGGGCAGGATCTCGACCGGTAACCTGACCCTCGCCGCGGGCTCGACCGCCAGCATGGAGATCAACGGCACGACGGCGGGCACGCTTTACGACCAGATCGCGGTCACCGGGACGGTCAACATCTCGGGCGCCACCCTGACCCTGACCGTCGCGGACATCCCGGCCGCCGGCGCGACCTACGTGCTGATCGACAATGACGATGCCGACGCGGTCACCGGCACGTTCTCCGGCCTGGCGGAAGGCGCATCGCTCACTGCCGGCGGCGCCACCTACACGATCAGCTATGCCGGCGGGACCGGTAACGACGTGGTTCTGACGCTGCCTGCCACTCCGGCGTCGGGCGGCGATGGGATACTTTCCGGCTCGGCGGGGAACGATCTCATCCATGGAGGGTCGACTGCGGACACGATCAAGGTGTTCGGCGGCAACGACACGGTTTCCGGTCATGCGGGAGACGACACGATCTCCGGTGGTGCGGGCAACGATCTTCTGCGAGGACAGGAGGGTGCCGACCTGATCTACGGCAATCAGGGCCTGGACGTCATCTACGGCAATACCGGCCAGGATACGATCTATGGCGGGCAGGACGCGGACTGGATCTATTCCGGCCAGGATGCGGACCTGGTCTATGGCAACATGGACGCGGACACGCTCTGCGGAAATCTCGGCGACGACCGGCTCTATGGCGGCGCCGGCAACGACCTCCTCTACGGCAATCTCGGCGCGGATTCCCTCTTGGCCAATGACGGCGCCGACACGCTCTGGGGCGGGCAGGGCCGCGATGTGCTCGATGGCGGAGCCGGCGACGATTCCCTTTGCGGCAATCTCGGGGCGGACACGCTCTCCGGCGGCTCCGGGGCCGACACGCTTGTGGGTGGAGACGGTAATGACCTGTTCCGCTTCGGCGACGGGGATGGTATCGACGTGATCGTCGACTTTGTCGTCGGCGCGGACATCTTCGGCGTGAGGACGGGGATCAACGGGTCCGGCGTCTCCGGCGCGGCCGACTTGCTGACCCGCATCACCTCTGACGGCGCGGGCAATGCTGTCGTCGATCTCGGCGCCGGCAACTCCGTCACGCTGATCGGGGTCGCGCCCTCCCAGCTCGGGACCGAGAGTTTCCTCATCGTCTGACAAGCCGGATTCCAGCCGGAACGCGCGCCGCTATGGCGTGCGCTTCTCTTCCGACAACAGATCCTCGCCGGCTTCCGGGATGTCGGCGGTGGCGGCGTGGCGCTCGAGGGTTTCGGTCTCGTTTTCCAACTCGCCCTCGGACTCCGTGACCGCTGCACCGGACTCCTCTGCCGGGACCACCTGAACGGGCGCAGGCGCTCCCGACGGGGCGCTGCTCATTCCGATCACCGGGACGCCTTGCGGGAACACCACTTCGCGGGCCTCGTCCGGCATCGAGATATCCGCCTCGATCAGGGCCTTCTTCACGAGGCGCAGCAGGGCCGAGCGGACCTTGAACACCGAGTAGGCGTGGCCGTCGAACCAGAAATAGGCGCGGAGATTGACCGTCGCGGCGCCAAGCGAGTCGACCAGCACGAGCGGCTCCTCGGGCTCCGAGAGCACGGCTTCATGCTCCACGAGGACCTTACGGATGATCTCCTGGGCATGCGCGACCGAGACGTCGTAGCCGATACCGACCTGGAGATATTCCTGGCGGGCCGCGGCCGCGCTGTAATTGACGATCGTGCTTTTGAAGATTACCGCGTTCGGGATCTGGATGTGATTGCCTTCCATCGAGAGCAGGAGGGTGCTGCGGGTGTTCATGCTCTGCACCGTACCTTGCTGGTCGCCGACGGAGATATAGTCGCCGCGACGGAAGGGCTGGCGAATGCTGAGCAGCAGGCTGGCGAGGAAGTTTTCCGCGATGTCCCGGAAGGCGAAGCCGATGATGATGCCGGCGACCCCGGCGCCGCCGAGGATCGAGAGCGCGAGTTGGGTCAGGCCCGCGACCTGGAGAACGATATAAAGCCCGATCAGGAAGACCGGGATCGCAGCGACACGCGCGACGATCCCGCGCAGGAACAGGGATTCGACCTGCCGGCCCAGCAGGCGCTCGACCAAGGTGGCGACAAGCTTTGCCGCATAGAAGGCGAGAGGCAGGATGACGATCGCGAGCGCGATCAGCGGCAGGCTCGCAAAGCCCCTTCGCAAAAGGGACTCGA
Encoded proteins:
- a CDS encoding DUF4347 domain-containing protein, whose product is MDAGLPAPALLTDALTGRPAVVRLDREGGALRALERSVRSFGERVSSVHLFCHGQPGMLELAAGKLGLETLARDRRGTDGLKRALAGRPLVLYGCSVGQGDIGQRFVAALSLALDAPVVASSTPTGAAARGGNWTLDVSAGMSPGDLPPILDPERAERWPGLLIVNVTSTLGDASAGTLRAAAAAVDQIVRFSNLGAGGTITLAASPTFTNGAATSFSFTGTTSSLTIGGSDLVSDSHLYFDISAGQTLTLNSGVSFSSGSFILQTAGGGTATLNGSISGTSRVWILGGTTTEIGTTTSAPLIDIEGNSTLKFTTSASYTSNIEIENTATIDTGANNVTVSGTVTDDGTNVLAKTGTGTLTLSGNNTASGSMTVSQGTLSVAADGNLSAGTVTLNGGTLAVTGATTINNAIALGASNGTINVGADVTMSGVVSGAGNLTKTGASTLTLSGTNTYSGTTTVSGGTLSVSADGNLGTGNVALNGGGLTVTGATTIDNAITGTGSLTKSGTGTVVLSGTNTYSGGTTVNGGTLQVSGGNALADAGAVTVSSGATLDLNGTSETIGSLTGSGTLNIGSGTLTLTDSASTNFSGTISGTGTIAGGGTYTVASGATLGGTSTFSTAVTVQNGGTIAPGDSPGRISTGNLTLAAGSTASMEINGTTAGTLYDQIAVTGTVNISGATLTLTVADIPAAGATYVLIDNDDADAVTGTFSGLAEGASLTAGGATYTISYAGGTGNDVVLTLPATPASGGDGILSGSAGNDLIHGGSTADTIKVFGGNDTVSGHAGDDTISGGAGNDLLRGQEGADLIYGNQGLDVIYGNTGQDTIYGGQDADWIYSGQDADLVYGNMDADTLCGNLGDDRLYGGAGNDLLYGNLGADSLLANDGADTLWGGQGRDVLDGGAGDDSLCGNLGADTLSGGSGADTLVGGDGNDLFRFGDGDGIDVIVDFVVGADIFGVRTGINGSGVSGAADLLTRITSDGAGNAVVDLGAGNSVTLIGVAPSQLGTESFLIV
- a CDS encoding mechanosensitive ion channel family protein translates to MNAARNLSAVFLTLGLLAFCLSGTAAAQEKPTADGEISPSPQSVAVSPVARDDQIAGRIENILDATGWYRGIGVSASDGVVFLDGDTSTDERRAWARELASKTEDVVAVVNRITVTPDVDWSFQPALREIESLLRRGFASLPLIALAIVILPLAFYAAKLVATLVERLLGRQVESLFLRGIVARVAAIPVFLIGLYIVLQVAGLTQLALSILGGAGVAGIIIGFAFRDIAENFLASLLLSIRQPFRRGDYISVGDQQGTVQSMNTRSTLLLSMEGNHIQIPNAVIFKSTIVNYSAAAARQEYLQVGIGYDVSVAHAQEIIRKVLVEHEAVLSEPEEPLVLVDSLGAATVNLRAYFWFDGHAYSVFKVRSALLRLVKKALIEADISMPDEAREVVFPQGVPVIGMSSAPSGAPAPVQVVPAEESGAAVTESEGELENETETLERHAATADIPEAGEDLLSEEKRTP